The following are from one region of the Eubacterium sp. MSJ-33 genome:
- a CDS encoding ABC transporter ATP-binding protein produces the protein MLELKNIYKTFNAGTVNEKMALRGLNLTLEDGDFVTVIGGNGAGKSTMLNAIAGVWPVDQGQILIGDADVTKLPEYKRAKYLGRVFQDPMTGTAATMEIQENLALALRRGDSRTLKAGITKKEHAKYREMLATLGLGLEDRMTSKVGLLSGGQRQALTLLMATLKKPKLLLLDEHTAALDPKTAAKVLQTTDMIVNRDNLTTLMITHNMKDAIAHGNRLIMMMDGNIILDIRGEEKKKLTVADLLHKFEEASGEEFANDKAILG, from the coding sequence ATGTTAGAGCTGAAGAATATTTATAAGACCTTCAATGCGGGAACGGTCAATGAGAAAATGGCGTTAAGAGGACTGAATCTGACGCTGGAGGATGGCGATTTCGTAACTGTCATCGGTGGAAACGGAGCCGGTAAGTCTACGATGTTAAATGCAATCGCAGGTGTATGGCCGGTCGATCAGGGACAAATCCTGATCGGGGATGCCGATGTGACAAAGCTTCCGGAGTATAAGCGTGCCAAATATCTCGGACGTGTGTTCCAGGATCCAATGACCGGAACAGCAGCGACAATGGAGATTCAGGAGAATCTGGCACTGGCACTCCGACGGGGAGACAGCCGTACTTTGAAAGCCGGAATCACGAAGAAGGAGCATGCAAAGTATCGTGAGATGCTGGCAACACTGGGACTTGGCCTTGAAGATCGTATGACCTCCAAGGTAGGACTTCTGTCCGGTGGACAGAGACAGGCACTCACATTGCTCATGGCAACCTTGAAGAAGCCGAAGCTTCTGCTTCTCGATGAGCATACAGCAGCCCTTGATCCAAAGACGGCAGCGAAGGTGTTGCAGACGACAGATATGATTGTTAACCGTGATAATCTGACCACTTTGATGATTACACATAATATGAAGGATGCAATCGCACACGGAAACCGTCTGATCATGATGATGGATGGCAATATCATTCTCGATATCCGTGGTGAAGAGAAGAAGAAGCTGACGGTTGCAGATCTGCTTCACAAGTTTGAAGAGGCAAGCGGCGAGGAATTTGCGAACGACAAGGCGATTCTTGGCTAG
- a CDS encoding YlmH/Sll1252 family protein translates to MNEEQVLIARLQDLAKRAYRQNIYTYTGFLTSAELAVVYEKQADFSFVGMTCFGGTPECERQMVQFGSEELFGYEGVFPISIILVEPLLDKFAEDLSHRDFLGALMNLGIERSVLGDILVKDGKRAYIFCQENIAAYIMEQLTKIKHTNVKTSLVEGGIEDLKPTLEDIHVIVSAPRFDAIVAAVTKCSRNETLDMFRAKKVTRNGRIEERNSLVLKEGDSFSVRGYGKFRYCGAGSETRKGRVNIYLKKYI, encoded by the coding sequence ATGAATGAAGAACAGGTATTGATTGCGCGTTTGCAGGACTTGGCGAAGCGTGCATACAGACAAAATATTTATACATACACCGGATTCTTAACTTCCGCGGAGCTTGCGGTGGTCTATGAGAAGCAGGCGGATTTCTCCTTCGTGGGGATGACCTGCTTCGGTGGAACGCCGGAGTGTGAACGGCAGATGGTACAGTTTGGTTCGGAAGAATTGTTTGGTTATGAGGGAGTGTTTCCTATCTCGATTATTCTGGTAGAACCACTGCTGGATAAATTCGCTGAAGATTTGAGCCATCGCGATTTTCTCGGTGCACTCATGAATCTGGGGATTGAACGGTCTGTGCTCGGTGACATTCTGGTAAAGGATGGAAAGCGGGCATATATTTTCTGTCAGGAGAATATCGCTGCATATATTATGGAGCAACTGACAAAGATAAAACATACGAACGTGAAAACATCTCTCGTGGAGGGCGGGATCGAGGATCTGAAGCCCACACTTGAGGATATACACGTGATTGTCAGTGCACCGAGGTTTGATGCCATCGTTGCAGCTGTCACGAAATGCTCCCGCAACGAGACGCTGGATATGTTCCGGGCGAAGAAAGTTACACGGAACGGCAGAATCGAGGAACGCAACAGTCTGGTCTTAAAAGAGGGCGATAGTTTCTCGGTCCGCGGGTATGGAAAGTTTCGGTATTGCGGTGCCGGAAGTGAGACGCGAAAAGGCAGAGTGAATATTTATTTAAAGAAATATATTTAG
- a CDS encoding magnesium transporter CorA family protein, which produces MISKYITENGKFRQIDEFMPGTWINLTAPTQDESLEIARRYNVDLADIRAALDDEESSRVDVNDDYVLILFDIPSVEIRHNQEAYTTIPLGVVWTDDAIITVCSAETPVLKHFIVNNIRDFTTKKQVRFTYQIMYRTSMLYQSYLRIIDRRRLEMEERMGGATEDADIVNLHEMESNLVYFDTSLRANRMVVDRLTRYSGIRKFPEDQELLDDVIVENLQAIEMTQIYRDILKGTRELMSTVIDNRLNNIMKLLAAITIVMSIPTIISGLYGMNVNGNGMPFSKEPWGFMIICVLTLVICIVVTIVLRKKKML; this is translated from the coding sequence ATGATCAGTAAGTACATTACAGAGAATGGAAAATTCAGACAGATTGATGAGTTTATGCCTGGTACATGGATCAATCTGACGGCGCCGACACAGGATGAGAGTCTTGAGATTGCAAGAAGATATAATGTGGATCTCGCAGATATCCGGGCTGCGCTGGATGATGAGGAATCATCCCGTGTGGATGTCAACGATGATTATGTTTTAATATTATTTGATATTCCGTCGGTGGAGATCCGACACAATCAGGAGGCATATACAACCATCCCGCTGGGGGTTGTATGGACGGATGATGCAATTATTACGGTGTGTTCGGCGGAAACTCCGGTGCTGAAGCATTTTATTGTCAATAATATACGGGATTTTACTACGAAGAAGCAGGTACGTTTTACTTATCAGATTATGTATCGGACGAGTATGTTATATCAGTCGTATCTTCGTATTATTGACCGGCGCAGACTTGAGATGGAGGAACGTATGGGAGGCGCAACGGAAGATGCCGATATCGTCAACCTGCATGAGATGGAATCCAACCTGGTGTATTTTGATACATCATTGCGTGCGAATCGGATGGTTGTAGACCGTCTGACACGGTATAGCGGAATCCGGAAATTCCCGGAAGATCAGGAATTGCTGGATGATGTGATTGTCGAGAATCTGCAGGCGATAGAGATGACGCAGATCTACCGGGATATCTTAAAGGGTACACGGGAGCTGATGTCAACCGTGATCGATAACCGTCTGAACAACATCATGAAGCTGCTGGCTGCGATTACAATCGTCATGTCCATACCGACGATTATATCGGGATTATATGGTATGAATGTAAATGGCAATGGTATGCCATTTTCAAAGGAGCCATGGGGATTTATGATTATATGTGTGCTTACGCTTGTCATCTGCATTGTTGTGACAATCGTGCTGCGAAAAAAGAAGATGTTGTGA
- a CDS encoding lysophospholipid acyltransferase family protein has translation MRFKFVVATSPLFVATHIPRANYMIKHKEKYTEQQRYAFAMKIENHMRRRARTKTDVYGRENLPQDGGYIMYANHQGKYDALGIMLAHPKPCAMLWEEKSADRLVARQVCGLVEGTTISFEDPKQQIGALKTIAERVKAGKPYLIFPEGGYTDNKNELQEFKSGCFACSLKSKTPIVPVVIYDSWRSMDTNTFGKVRTQVHFLPQIPYEEYGKLRKPDVCELVKMRIQEKLDELKEADPRR, from the coding sequence TTGAGATTTAAATTCGTTGTTGCAACGAGTCCGTTGTTCGTTGCCACGCATATTCCGCGTGCGAATTATATGATAAAACACAAAGAAAAATACACCGAACAGCAACGGTATGCATTTGCGATGAAAATCGAGAATCATATGCGCAGACGTGCCCGTACGAAAACCGATGTATATGGCAGGGAGAATCTGCCACAGGATGGCGGTTATATCATGTATGCGAACCATCAGGGCAAATACGATGCACTTGGGATCATGCTGGCACATCCAAAGCCGTGTGCGATGTTGTGGGAAGAGAAATCCGCAGACCGTCTGGTTGCAAGACAGGTATGTGGTCTGGTGGAGGGAACCACGATATCGTTTGAGGATCCGAAGCAGCAGATCGGAGCGTTGAAGACGATTGCCGAGCGCGTGAAGGCGGGGAAACCGTATTTGATTTTCCCGGAGGGCGGGTATACCGATAATAAAAATGAGTTACAGGAATTTAAGTCCGGGTGTTTTGCGTGTTCATTAAAATCAAAGACTCCGATCGTACCGGTTGTGATTTACGATTCGTGGCGGTCAATGGATACAAACACCTTCGGTAAGGTCCGGACACAGGTGCATTTTCTCCCACAGATTCCTTATGAGGAATATGGGAAGCTGCGGAAGCCGGATGTATGTGAGTTGGTGAAGATGAGGATACAGGAGAAGCTGGATGAATTAAAGGAAGCAGATCCGAGGAGATGA